A single genomic interval of Bos javanicus breed banteng chromosome 8, ARS-OSU_banteng_1.0, whole genome shotgun sequence harbors:
- the MLANA gene encoding melanoma antigen recognized by T-cells 1 isoform X3 produces the protein MPREEAHFFYGSPRKGHSHSYVTAEDCWYCRRRSGYRSLKDKNIHAGTQSTLTGRYSHEGLGQQNSKLPFQENNCEPVIPNAPPAYEKLSAEQSPPPYSP, from the exons ATGCCAAGAGAAGAGGCTCACTTCTTCTATGGTTCCCCCAGGAAAGGGCACAGCCACTCTTATGTCACGGCTGAAGA CTGCTGGTACTGCAGACGACGAAGTGGATACCGAAGCTTGAAG GACAAAAACATTCATGCTGGTACTCAAAGTACCCTAACAGGAAGATATTCACATGAGGGGCTTGGTCAACAGAACAGCAAATTGCCTTTTCAAGAGAACAATTGTGAACCTGTG ATTCCCAATGCTCCACCCGCTTATGAGAAACTGTCTGCAGAACAGTCACCACCACCTTATTCTCCATGA
- the MLANA gene encoding melanoma antigen recognized by T-cells 1 isoform X1, which yields MGLETRGERKLKRLRAREAIFTQTAASRRSWSQAGRAAGIGILIVILGILLLLSCWYCRRRSGYRSLKDKNIHAGTQSTLTGRYSHEGLGQQNSKLPFQENNCEPVIPNAPPAYEKLSAEQSPPPYSP from the exons ATGGGACTCGAGACCAGgggggaaagaaaattaaaaaggttaAGAGCCAGAGAAGCAATCTTCACACAAACGGCAGCCAGCAGACGGAGTTGGTCCCAGGCAGGCAG GGCTGCAGGGATTGGCATCCTGATAGTGATTCTGGGAATTCTACTACTTCTCAGCTGCTGGTACTGCAGACGACGAAGTGGATACCGAAGCTTGAAG GACAAAAACATTCATGCTGGTACTCAAAGTACCCTAACAGGAAGATATTCACATGAGGGGCTTGGTCAACAGAACAGCAAATTGCCTTTTCAAGAGAACAATTGTGAACCTGTG ATTCCCAATGCTCCACCCGCTTATGAGAAACTGTCTGCAGAACAGTCACCACCACCTTATTCTCCATGA
- the MLANA gene encoding melanoma antigen recognized by T-cells 1 isoform X2, with protein MPREEAHFFYGSPRKGHSHSYVTAEEAAGIGILIVILGILLLLSCWYCRRRSGYRSLKDKNIHAGTQSTLTGRYSHEGLGQQNSKLPFQENNCEPVIPNAPPAYEKLSAEQSPPPYSP; from the exons ATGCCAAGAGAAGAGGCTCACTTCTTCTATGGTTCCCCCAGGAAAGGGCACAGCCACTCTTATGTCACGGCTGAAGA GGCTGCAGGGATTGGCATCCTGATAGTGATTCTGGGAATTCTACTACTTCTCAGCTGCTGGTACTGCAGACGACGAAGTGGATACCGAAGCTTGAAG GACAAAAACATTCATGCTGGTACTCAAAGTACCCTAACAGGAAGATATTCACATGAGGGGCTTGGTCAACAGAACAGCAAATTGCCTTTTCAAGAGAACAATTGTGAACCTGTG ATTCCCAATGCTCCACCCGCTTATGAGAAACTGTCTGCAGAACAGTCACCACCACCTTATTCTCCATGA